A stretch of DNA from Solea solea chromosome 20, fSolSol10.1, whole genome shotgun sequence:
ataatttaatattttattttaaaaaggtctgtactctttttaaacaaaactttTCTGATGCCTAACTTCCGCAACCTCGTCGTATTCACAAACAAATGAGGTTTTataatacagaaataaaaacagaatcatAAGAGGTTTTACAGCTTACTGTTGACCCAATCGCATCAACATAAAGAACATAAATgtcaaagcaacacacacacacacacgtatgcacacTGCTTTTGGAACGACACTAGCGAACAATATCGGATGTGCCAAATGATAGAGAGAATGTGGGCTGAGATAAGAGGTggatgtataaataaaaaaaacagaacaggcAGATATAAAATACAGgagcggaaaaaaaaaaacaaaggaaagagaTGCTGGAAGATATCTGAGGCTGATACcataggagagagagagatagagccGATCAAATGGACAGCAGTGGTTTTATATACGCAGTTTaatgcctgtctgtctgtacacACTGTATCTAGAGTGCAAATATGTATTCATCTTTGCACCAACAGCCTCCATCTTTACCTAAAACTCCACGCCATCAGACAAAAGTCGCCTTGACCAAATACAAAGGACGCAGAAAAAGATCAACTTCTTCAAACTGACTCAAGGATGTTACATAGTTAAGGCCCTTAAATAAATCCAATCTCATCGAACTACTTTGTCTTGGATTATGGGTTTTGTCTTTACAGGCAAACCAACAGATAAAGTGGGGGATACCCGGATGAACGGATGAAAGACGGGATAGAAAAGGGGGGAAAGCACgggaggaataaaaaaaaaatctaataagaGAGGCGAAAGAAAATAACCTGCTGTACATTTGATGTTTCCATCTCGTCATTCCCTCTCGATCTAAACCCTCACCTTTCAGTTCTGTGCATTTTATAAGTAATTTATATTGTGCCTTCATTCTGTGAATATGAAACATGAAACGTGATTGTGTAAACCCACGCATGCGCAAGGTGGCGTGACTGTCCACCACTACCGGCTCCTTTAACTCTAAATCACACCCCAACATACgaacacatacatgcacagacacacagatatacatgacttagacagacagacacatgcacacaccctgTCTCCTTCATGTGCTAGCCTTCCATGCATGGGCCCCCTAAAACTGGGTGCACTCAGTGATCCCTTTCCCAAAGCCCTCATCTGAATGTGAGCAGAGGTAATCCTTCAAGGAGAAGCAAAGAGAACAGCTATAACCCATGATAAAGAGGAGCTGAaggaggaaagagggagacagtgaaagagggagagaggtggAGCGCGAGATGGGATACACAAACAGGATGAAGGGATTAGCAACCTAGGgaacacatttttcaaacaagaaaaaagaggacagttgaaaaattaagcaggcagaggagaggagaaaaagggGACACAGCAAGGATGGGTACGTGAGACAGGAAAAGAATGTGTACACACAGTATACTCACAGATGAATGAGAGTGTGGCCcgcagaagtgatgaaaaaatcatggcaaaaaacaaaaatgaaaggcGATCAGACTGCATGCCAGCGTTTGGCAAGAAGTCCAGCTTCTTCTCATTttggagttttattttttcttctttttcccgcGATTTTGCCAATTCCTATCCAACTGTCCCTCCTTCCAAAGTCTATCCCCTACTGGTCCCCCTTCTCTTCCCTTACCCCTCCCGTTTTTCTTGCCAGTGCCGGTACTCATTTTCCtaccgctctctctctgtctttctcactTTCTCCCGCAGACCATGCTCTCCATTTTCCCCTCATTCTTTGCCCGTGTCCCCCTCATCTGTccacttttccttttcttcaaCACCAGACTAACGCTTCAAAATACAGATGCGCTTTTAAAAAACGTTTCTAAACTGAAATCGAGTTTTCAATCAAGTTGGggaaaaaatactgcagtttgTGGCATGCAGTCTAACGCAGGGACAATCCATGGCCTACATTTTTCAGAGGTGCCACTTACAGTAGAGAAGCGTCAGTGAAGTGATGCCTCCGTACATGAGGGCATAACCAAAAGGAAAGAATGgcaagcaaaagaaaaagaaggaaaaaactgAGCTTGTTGCAGTCAGTCCCCAGTAAGCGCGCGTGAGGAGGAGTGGGAAGGAGTCCGGGGTGTGTGCATGTAAGGTGGGTGGGGAGAAAAAggcagtgaggagagagagagagagagagagagagagagagagagagagagagagaaagagatagagCATGGGGTTCATAGAGAAATATCCAAGAGGGAGGGATAGAGGAGGAGTGTGTCGATGAGGAGAGGATAGAGGAGGGGGCAGGAATAggaatttcttcttcttttttttttacactcacaGTATTAGAATTTTgggctttttcatttttttcacagccCCATTCCAAGGCTAATACTTTCAATTTCTGTGAGAAGAaaatagagagaaagaaatgaggaaaagaaagagttTCTGTGTGCTTTGTCCCCCGCCCCTGCCGTTCCTTTTCCTGGTTTCCTTTCTGCTCTGACTCTCCTCTATTCAGCCTTTTTTCTGCACGTGCACTTGAACTCTAAATCCTGTCTGctttcccctcccctcccctctctctcgctctctctccctcgatCTCTGAGGCAGAGGCTTGAAATAGTGCTAGCAGGCAGGAGAGCGCAAGTGGGAGGGAAAAGGAGAGGGTGAGGGGGACAAAAAAGGGGAGAGAGATGTTGAGGGGGGAGGGGAAGAAGCCTAGTCGACTGACACACAGAAAGCGTAgggctgctctgtgtgtgtgcgtgtgtatgcgCATACATATGAATGTGTCTACACACttgtaaaaacattcatttacctTGTTTTTACATGCAATAATACACTACATACTAATAATTTATCAGTCAATCattaagttaaaaagaaaatgtcacaaataacaaaaagtcTTATCTCAAGCTGTCAAAACCAGACATCTTCACACAGCTTATGATTTAGATTTTGAAGTGACAAATCTTCACCATGTTGACAGACTCAAAACACATCCTCCTGTCAGAATTAGTCCAAACTTCAGTACAAGCCTGTagtccacatacacacacacacacgcacacacacacccacacacacacacacacacacacacacacacacacacacacacacacacacacacacagaccaggaTCGTATTGTTTGCGGATGAACGATGGAGTTTTACTTTTAGTTTTCTAAAttaagaaatgtgttgtttgaaaCATGAACATGTGTCGCTAAGATAAACAGTGAGCTCTCTTAAAACCAAATCTTAAAACCAACAATCatcaaatgttaaattaaatgattaaatggtTTTATTCACAACTGAAAAACGTAGTTTTCTGTTTCAGAGAGCACATCTCTGATAACTTGTACCTGGCAATTTCcaatatattttcatattttaattataaaatgtattattatttaaaataaaataaaaataacaattagtTACAGTTCAAGTTTATTTTACCTGCTCAGTGTCAGGTAATTGTTTAAGTGTCTTTAAGAGGGAACATGTACTGCAAAACCACATTTGCAATTATCTTGTATTTAAATGCAGTTCACAGCATGAGTACAGTAAATGATGCAAttaattaagttttaaatatgtaaaatatgtaataattgGTGCTTAtcaatatgaatataaatatgaagaaaatgaGGAAGTGAAAGGAGAAAGGTGGAAGGAACCTTTCACTATGCATATACTAGATTTGCAACAGAATTAAGAGATGTTATTTAAATTACATACAGtgtttaacaaatgtattagaccacctgtcataaaataaataataatgtactgTACTATTTTGTAAAATTGAAAATtcatgaataacaataataattatattttagcattaaaaatataattttggttaAAGCGCTTCTACATAATGGTGTATTatccattacagaaacataaaaaaatatttggataattaccaatgctgttaatttggTGCCccaaattaacagcattggggCTTTGGGTGGTGATCTAataaatttgttaagcactgtaaaTTGACTTCATGCTGTCACTGTATACCGTTTTCCAAGGATGGTAGTTACCTTGGCACATAAAGGGCTGACAAAATCATTTCGTTAGAGCAATTTCTTGCCacttatcaaaataaaaaacagtatttttttattttcaaaatactcCCTGACTTTGACTAAACAAAAAGGTCTGCCGCATGCACATAGTCTACTGTAAATATTGTGTCAATATAGTCAAAAGCACAATCTTATTTGGGGACATTTGTAACAAAAATGTTGCTTGAATAGCCCATAATATGAGCCAGAACTACTAAGAGTAGTGGAGTATGacgctgtgctgctgcagcacacagTAGTGACTGACACTGAGGTCCAAAACTCCTCTGCATGATACAAAATGGCACTATGCAGTGTCATTGCATTAACAACTTAGAAACGTGATTCTTATGTCTTATACAGCCGAGAGAAATCAAACTAAAGGAGACAAGCTAATGTGAAGTTAACAGTGAGAGTTAGCAGCTAACATTTGCGGGTTAAATAACCATGCTTCTACAAAGAACACCTAACAACGTACACTGAACTTGTCAAGGCTGAAAGCAATTCATGGttgagataaatgtgttattcaatcAACATCCTTGGTTGTCTGATCTGCAGCAGCACCTCACATTGTTGTGTTCTTAAGACGTCATCATTTTGCttcaaataaattattatacagtattttaaaaatacgAAATACACGACACTCAAGTATTTCGATACAAAATATGAAGGTATTTTCATCCTCTCAAttaaatacaaattacaaattaatatttagcatttgaaatacatattttaaatgtgagaCAAATATGAAAAAGCTCTACTCATGCTGCCGTGACATGAAATCAAATTTTAAACATTAGAGAAAGAAATTACTGTATGTGATGAACAGTGTTAAGAGTGCAGGGATAGTTACAAATACATTATCATATGAGCTTTGATGAGTGCAAAAACATTAGCTGGTGTCAGCTGAGGTTGTGGTTTCCATTTTGTTCTGAAGACGGATTGTGTTCATGTAGCTCAGGAATGTGACATACGCATCCTAAAACCACGTTCGAATGTGGTTTTTGAGATCAGATCTGACAATGCATTCAAATCCAATTGTGAGTGTTGGACTTAATAAAACCGAGGTTAATTATACTTTCAACTGCTTATATTCCGCTCATAACTGGAACACACACGTGACTGCCATCTTCACACCACCTCACATACACAGAGCAACACCCAGGTCACTGAGCATTCAGCGCTGTACTTACCACAATCTGGATGATCACtcagaggacagatgttaacACCTGGTCTGTTCAAGGTCATTGTGTCTGGTTTGAGCACAGTTGGATGCCAGATGAAGCGATAAAGGGAAACTAAACTTCCACCGGTGGTGTCGTCCTCATTCAGGTGCTTTCTCCTTTCCTGCTGACAGCAGCCCTTCTCGAGAAAAATTCTCTGGCTCTgataaaacagagaaacaggccagagatgtaaaaaaaagtgacacaattcTACCCTCTGCTGGGATTCATAGGGAGTAACTCACACCCAGCATCATCCTCATCACAGTTCATCACAAAACTCTctttttgattttaaattgtttaactATCATTTTGACACACGATAGATTACAATTACGATAGTGTAATCTCAGTTATGctataatttatattatatttaggtTGTAATGATACATTACTAtaatttttgttgcattttacGTGTACACAATTCTAGGGCAGAGTTATATAATATGTTATGTCATTGTTTGATATGATTCATTTATTGCATTTATGTATAATAGTAATTATCCCAGTATCTTAATAAGATGTGTGTGTagtaatataaatacatatattaagTTTTTTATTTACCTTCCTCTTGCTTTCCATTCTTATCTGCCAGTGTTTCTGGGGGATCTGTTGAAGATGACAGATGGAGTTAAACATGTGCAAATGAGTAAATAAAGCCAGATGTTAGAAATGTCCTGCCATGTGATAGTGATAGTATGTGGACCGCCTTCTTCATATTTGACAGATGGCATCTGCagtgttgcattactgccttcttcttcttctctttcctttgcaGAGTGAAAGAGGCTGTAACCCGCAGCCCACTGAGCCAAGTGAGAGTAACCCATCCAGAAATGAGGGTTAAAATTAGAAGTAGACTAATTAATTGTCATCAGCTGATTATTACAGATTTGTGTACTTGTAAGTTTACACATTTCTGTTCTTAGGTTTTAAAAGAAAGTTTAGGTTTTGGACTACTATTGGTGGGAATCACAGCATACCTCACAATACGATACACAGCACATGGtccacaataacaataatatcacgatacaacgattctgtgataataaatgtattgtaGGACagtcatatagcgatacatcacaaaATCTGgttaactgaaaaaaataaaaatgtcagtgaaaagttaaaagtgcaggatttctctgtttttcacagcatagagaacaaagtgcataaagttgATCAATTGAAAATGGAtagggcatctcttaacgtagctttctctgccattatccTACTGTAACTTCTTgcatcattcatttgagcagcaccaTCGCGAGGAGACATCTAGtagcgagtgaaactggcagggactgtttactttagagtgcctttaatttgttaattaaaatagcCCTGACGTATCTATTATAATGGCACAAGGAAGGacaacgatatatcaccaaatcaatattttgacccactcCTATTGATTACCTGTTTGATTGATAACCTGTTTCATAATTTAAAACTTAGTTTCTACACCATTTTtgtaataatattacaaaaataacacCCAATGACACTTTACAGAGACAAATAATGACACAGTAAACAGATACAATTACAGAGAGTAGGTTATTTTGAACAGGGGGGTTTTAAGTCTGGATTTGAAGAGGGGGGAGAGTTCCGGATGTCTGGTGGGAGTGAATTCCAGAGAtggagagcagagcagctcaAAACTCTGCTCCCCATGGTGCTGAGGCAGGTGGAGGGCACAGTGAGTAGGatggaggaggatctgagggagcAGGAGGAAGTAGCGATGTGCAGGAGGTCAGAGAGATACAGAGGGACGAGGTTGTAGATGGCCTTGAAAGCATACAGGAGGACTAAAGTTGTATGGGGGTTAGGGAAGGGCGGAGATGATTAATGTTGCATAGATGGAAATATGCAGACCGGGTAATATTATTGATGTGtcgaggatgacacccagacaCAACTTTGGATAGTGTAGATTTAGTGCCAATAATGAGGATAAACTGTTTAAAGCTATTTTTACTTAAAGCAGAGCATTAAGAGAAATTAATTTATAGCaattttgtatttgttattttgaactattacattttaacagatgggagtaataaaaagaaaaccagcAAAACATATCAGCCATAAAAATATGAGATTTGTCAGGTGCCCTGATTCCTACAGATTGACCctggaaaaaaacccaatatTGTTCTATTTACAGTACAGATGTAgaatttttattaattttataatTGGTGTTTATTTTAGTTGTGTTGAAGGACTGGGATGGATGAGCATCAATTGCAGCTGCTGTTGAGGTCAGGCTGCCTGCTttatcatcatcttcctcttcatccctccctccttcatTCCCTCCTCAGCACCCTTCTTTCAGCTGCTCTGCGGCATTACCTACAGGACAAACTGTGGCTAAACTCCTAACCACTAGACTGTCGGGTTTGTCTGGTATATGAAAAGTAAGATGCTGGTTATGCCGCAGCAGAGTTGCATGTGCTGCTAACTCTCAGAGACTTGCATGCTATCAGTTACTTTAGCTAGGTGTCTATCTAGCTTGGTGGCTAACGTTAGCACGGGATGCGGTGCATTTTTGAGCCCTAAAGCCACACTGGCAACATTTGATGGTAAACTTTGAGCTCACCCTCGTCTCCATTTTGTCCCGTAGATGCCCAGTGTCACTGTGAAAGATGTCAACCAACAGGAGTTTGTCAGAGCTTTGTCTGCTTTCCTTAAGaagtaagtaaataaagctCGTGAGCTGCGGTGCAGTGCAGGATTAGAGCCACCTGTCAATCACTCAGgctaattttaaaaaaaaaatgcggtTTCCGCATTCATAATTACGtgctatattatatataaacatataataatGCTAACtatttcagacaaaaaaaacgcaaataatgtaatatttttaatagggatgatatatattataataataatataatataatattattataataatataatataataataataataataataataataataataatagatgaGAAACAAACTATTTATAGAAAACAGCAATGCAAGCATTACAAAAAATTGTATTTGGTGAATAAATCCCATTTTCCCATGGCATATGTTGTTTGAGAAAATGGTGCAGTCAGTTGATTTGACACATTAactgatattttatttgtttatttattttatttattttcaggtCTGGCAAACTGAAGGTCCCAGAATGGGTTGACACTGTAAAGCTTGCCAGGCACAAAGAGCTGGCTCCTTGTGATGACAACTGGTTTTACACCAGAGCAGGTTGGTGTCACTGGAGGTGTTTCGTCAGTTCATCAGTTCATCTGTTCATCCTCAGCAGCTGGCAGAAATCGGCAGAAAATTAACACTGGAATCACTTTTTGAAATTTTGAAAGGTAATAACTAAGTTGAAATAAATCCCATGTAACAATAGGACCTTGAGTTTTCCTAAATAtctgtatgttttaaaaaaaaaacataaaaagcttAGAGTTTAGCTTTTACCAAggaccaaaaatgtcatcaagataagataagatagtcctttattgtTCCTGCATTGGGGGAAtttacagtgtcacagcagcaaagacagtaaagataaaggtaataaatgatgcattttcacatctgtgaaatatagaaaaatatcaaCAGTAAGACtataaaaagtcagaaatagAATATACATTATTGACAAttaccagaatatatacagtaagaGCTTGATATTTACAATATATTCTTCATGTATATTTCACTTTGTGAACAGGCTCAGATGGTGATGTATCTGGTGATACCCTCTGGTACCCAGTTGCAAATGATCATATACATTGTGTAATATTGGTCTGTCCTATCAGATTTTCCACAACTGGTAccgtatatactgtacagtaaaagCATTTGCACACAATGATCCCACAGCTGGTCTGTATGTTATCATCCAAAGTATATATTGACCTACCAAAGATTTTCATACATTTGATTAAGTTGGAATGTTTGATTTcatgtctttttgtctttttcaagtATTTTGTTTGTTCGTCACACCAGCGTCCACGGCACGTCACCTGTACCTGCGAGGAGGAGTGGGCGTGGGCTCCATGATCAAGATCTACGGTGGGCGTCAGAGGAACGGAGTGTGCCCCGCCCACTTCAGCGTGGGCTCCAGGAATGTGGCAAGGAAAGTCCTCCAGGCTCTGGAGGGCCTCAAGATGGTGGAGAAGGACCCCAGTGGGTAAGATACTAACCCTAACTCATATATAGAACCAAAATACACTATATTGTATGAAAATCAGTCAATTCtccataataaaaaataagtcaaCACTCAActgattataaaaaaatgtgttttgctcAATTAAAAAACTGAGCCACAAATAACTGACTTAAAATAACTCATAATTCAGTATGAAAcaagtacattacattacattcaatTACAGCTAGTGCAAAAATACTATTTTGGTGTAGGACTGTAATGTTGTGGTGAGCTGAATGAGcgataaatgtttgttttaacatttttcctCTAGTGGACGGAGACTTACCTCTCAGGGCCAGAGAGATCTGGACAGGATCGCAGGTCAGGTGGGTTGTTACTGTCATAACTACCGTACTACAGAACATGACCAAATTTAATAATTCAGTGCAAGATGAGCACtgactttatattattataatgttattattattatttttattaccaTATAAGACTGAGATAGTAAGTGCACAGTATTGTTAAGTAGTAGTGATAGCATTACGCTCCAGACATGAACAGTTTTGAGCAACGCCTATAATTTACTGACTCAGAAAACTATACTTTTAAATTATTCTTAAATAAtttggcaaaacaaaaacaataagaaGAATACTGAGCGCATCACACAATATTTTTCATTCTATATACAGTTCTGTTTGAGGTATGACTCTTGCTCTGTCCACTccactgcagtgtgtgacatATTAGTAGCTCCCTCTTGTGTCCTGTGTCAGTTATTGCCATAAAAACGATTAAAGTGAAACTGTGCTTTGTATTTAAATAGTTAAGTGAAATATGTTTTGTCACACGTcacaaaataacttttttttacgaCTACTACACTGCACATGCAACTGCATGACTACCCCCTCCTGCTGacctctgtcttcttctctgcaTGTTAAGGTTGCTGCGGCAAACAAGAAACAGCGGAGTTTACAAATCGCCATCTGAGGAGAGAATGCAAAGAATCCAGAGCAACGTTAATGCAGCTATGCCTCACACTTATTTACTGCACCCTTATCACTGTGGTGCCCCACATTAATCAAGTACAAGAGGCATTTCACAAAGAAGCATGTATCTATAATACTACAGTGATTACATTAATTTATTATGAATGTCAAGATAGCAGTGGCCTAGAGACAGAAAAACTCAATGGGCTcatgaacattttaatgttgtctctgcatgaatgtaaaaaaaacacaacaaaaacagtttggatgctaatgtatattttattaattcatcCAGTTACAGAGTATTATGCCCAAACAATCTGTTTGTGAGATGCAAAGTATACGGATGACAAAATAATACACAAGGAGTTCTAAATAAACTGTCAGCTCACGTGTGAACATTATGGCTGGTTGTCTTTAGTTGTTCCTCATAACACTGCTGATCCAGTTGTTGTAGCGGCACACACGGGCATAGACGCTGGGGTGTCCCTTCATGGCACAGTCATAACCCCAGGACACGACTCCCTGCAGCTGACCGTTGCACACCAGAGGACCACCGGAGTCtccctgcaaacaaacaaagaagaacttGGATTTAAATGTTCGTTCTCATTTGTAATATTAGGCAAATTATTTTATGAGCTGTTGCAGAGATTGAATAGCTGGAATAAAATGCTGGAGCATTACCAGTCAAGCAAGTACCAGTCCCTGAGCGGGGGCTTTTTTGGGCCAAAAAAATCTACACAAGTTCCTGGTTCCTGTGATAGAAATCCTTATAGTTCCTAGTAAATTCACAAGTTCCTGGTATTAGTTTCTTTGGTGGAAATTCACATTTGGTGTTGTAACCCAAGAGcacctttaaaatgtttactaCGCGCTTTTTagaaacaaagaacaaacaatatAGGGAGTGAAacatgagaaacacagaggcaaAGCAACACAATTCGAACAATTGAGCATCATGGCACAAGTGATGAGTTGTGTTCTGCTGCCGTTCTCTGGTTGAATGTCTGTTTCTATTTGGTGAAGTCTAAAACCACCATGTTCACTACAGCTCAGCAGCAAAGCCACATGATAAACCTCTGCACAAGATCGTAAGGGACTGTCAAGTTACTCTATAACTTAATCCTTCCAAATTTAGAACTAGGTTCTGTGTTGGACAGATTAAAGCTTCTTCTCGACATATATTATTGTTGCAGTACATAGAAAATAGATGTAATGAAGTAAAATGATTCTCCACTATGACCTAAGAGATATTTAAGAGATGGTTACCAACAGCTTTAGtgttgaaaagaaaatgttttttatcaCCTCATGTTATATATTATCATATTGCTCTATCAAACACAATACTGTGTTAATATCACCAATATGTTAGAATAAAATCACTATATTGACAGATATTAGGTTTTCAAATGTGTGTCGGTGCAGATATTTTTGAGTTGGATATTTAAGGCACATATAAAATGATGTGCTGTTTTAAGATTAACACACTGAGTATCCTATCCTATAATAATATTGAACGATTTTGTTTGATATGTATTGTTCTTaatcatgtatgtgtatatactttAGGGTGAGACATAAGAAAGTGTTCCTACTCAGACTGGACAATaacattctattctattattattacattctCAATTGTATTGTGTTAAATAGTCTTAAAAAGAGTATTAACGTGTTTCTGCTCTCTATAGTGTGTGCACCACAGCAGTGCTTGAAGGTGATGCAGTGTTGCAGTGGACCAC
This window harbors:
- the LOC131447781 gene encoding small ribosomal subunit protein eS19 isoform X2; translated protein: MPSVTVKDVNQQEFVRALSAFLKKSGKLKVPEWVDTVKLARHKELAPCDDNWFYTRAASTARHLYLRGGVGVGSMIKIYGGRQRNGVCPAHFSVGSRNVARKVLQALEGLKMVEKDPSGGRRLTSQGQRDLDRIAGQVAAANKKQRSLQIAI
- the LOC131447781 gene encoding small ribosomal subunit protein eS19 isoform X1 gives rise to the protein MPSVTVKDVNQQEFVRALSAFLKKSGKLKVPEWVDTVKLARHKELAPCDDNWFYTRAVFCLFVTPASTARHLYLRGGVGVGSMIKIYGGRQRNGVCPAHFSVGSRNVARKVLQALEGLKMVEKDPSGGRRLTSQGQRDLDRIAGQVAAANKKQRSLQIAI